The Candidatus Hydrogenedentota bacterium sequence CGCCTTGCCCTGCTCGGCAAGGATCTTCGTGATCGCACTCGTCAGCGTCGTCTTACCGTGGTCGACGTGACCAATCGTGCCAATGTTGATGTGCGGCTTTGTCCGCTCAAACTTCGCCTTCGCCATGGTTGGCTAAACCTCCCTCATCGAAACCCTTGTAGAAGAAGTCCGATACAGTCAATTGCGCGCCCCTCGCCCAGGAGGTGCGCGCCGTTATGAAAACAAAGCAAAATGGAGCCCACGATCAGAATCGAACTGATGACCCCCTCCTTACCATGGAGGTGCTCTACCGACTGAGCTACGCGGGCCCGATGCTATACCTAATGGAGCGGGAGACGGGATTCGAACCCGCGACCCTCAGCTTGGAAGGCTGACGCTCTAGCCAACTGAGCTACTCCCGCCAAAGTAATTTTGGATTTGGGATTTCGGATTTTGGATTGAAGAACCCCGTGGCCTCGAGCATTGTTCTCGCACCGCAACGAGAGCCACCGAGTCAATCCGCCAACCTAGATCCAAAGCCAAAGATTCGGCGTTCTGCTTCCAGTCCCGAATCCAAAATCTAGAATCCAAAATTCAAATGGTGGTGGGAATAGGATTCGAACCTATGTAGGCGCTAGCCAACGGGTTTACAGCCCGTCCCCTTTAGCCACTCGGGCATCCCACCACAATGCTATAAACTGTTCAAACGGAGTGATTTCCGCCGCACCCCGGCGTTTTGATGGAGCTGGCGAAGGGAGTCGAACCCCCGACCTGCTGATTACAAATCAGCTGCTCTACCAACTGAGCTACGCCAGCGGCGCTCTAGACGAAGCAACCACGCCCGAGGCGTGGTCTCAGACGACTATAGCAAAGGGGGAAACCCGTGTCAAGGTTGGAGGCTGTGCGAAAATTGGCCATGAGCAACGCATTACTGAATGGCGTTGTAAAAAGCCCTCGTAATGACTTGACCCGCCGTGAAGCAAACTTTCGTTGCGTCATGGAGATGGCGTCGGGCCATCGGGAAACAGGTTTCCAACTGGACCGGGAAGCGAGAGTGAAGAAGCCGGACGACTTCAACGAAATCTTGGTCGCCGGAGAGGAGAATGGCAACATCGTACCGCTGGTCAAAAGCACCAACAATCAGGTCCTCGACTATCTTGGTGTCGACGCCCTTTTCGACAGGCGGAACGCTCGGCCAAGTGGAAAGATACCGCAGGGGAGAGGTGAAAAGTCTCACAGGAAACGGCAAGTGCTGGACGGCACGAAGGAAACGCCCTTGGGCCGCTGCTCCGTTCGCGTCACGATTGGGGTCGATAGCCCCGATATAGTAATTCAGCCGAACAAGAGTACGGTTGGCGAGAATGCGATTGACCAACTTCCCGACGTCATACTGGCCCTTCCCGAATTGCTGCCGCAAACCGTTGTAGAAATTGGATCCATCCAGGAAGATTTCTACTCGCAATACCGCCCCCAAGAAGTGAAACGCCAGCGGTCCCCTCGGGCCGAAGCCGTTGGCGAGAGCTGGCGGGTAATAGCTATATTGAATTCACTCCAATACAGGATACTCCGCAGGGCCAACCATGTCAAGTCCCCAGGTTACCTATTATTGGATGACACCGACTGGGACAATTGCTTCGTCAAGCAAAACTAAAGGAATGCGAAGCTCAGTCAGTATGTTTTCGGGATCTCTGATCCGATTCGGCCCTTAGAAGCTCGGCAAACCAATCTTGAAGACTGGCCAGATTGTCCATTTGAGGAACAGGATTACCTTCAGCAGTCTGACAATCAAGGACTTGTGCAATGTGAACTTCGCAGGTTCTTCTTGGGTGCTTTGCGAGAGAAGAGTCAAAGAAGTCGGAAGTAACCGCATAATGATCTGAGTATATAAGGGGATTCCAAGAGTGGATGACTTCGGACTCCGGCCTGATGTCAATTATTTCGACTTCTTTCAGAGACTGAGACTTGCGAGATTTCCAACCATCGCCAATTAGCTGCAAGGCTTTCACATCAGTCTTCGGAGCGCTATAGCCGAAGATTGTTAATAGGAGAGCTTCACCTAGATGCTCCGTCAATTCTTGCCATTGGTTCTCGAGCAATGGGGTTAGTCCGTAGTCCTTTTCCTGAACAGGATACAGGAGCTTAGTAGGCTCGATCTGTCTTCCGCACTTCCCACACCTCTGCCCTTTGATGCCCATTAACGTTCCGTCACAGCAAGAACCAAGCAAGACATTGCCGTGCAAGAAGTAAAGCCTGGGCCGTGAACCGAAGTTGCGATTGCGAGAATAGGCTTGGAGCAAAAGTGGGTCCCAATTGAAGGAGAAAATTGCGTCCTTATCACGTAAACACAAGACCAAGTAGTCATATATCGTGGCATTCTTCGGCAATTCAAGTCGGCAGAAGTATTCATAAACCCTCGCCTCGAGCTCATATTGAATATGACTGAGGCACGGACTTTCCGAGATCTGGCTATAGATCTCTTCAAAACTCCGTCCGGCATTGGGAAGTGCCGTGCCTTGAAGTAACGACCCCAGATTCAAAATCTCAATCAGGTCAGCCATTACCGGAACCTTGACCCCGTTGGCATCACCATTTGGAATGGCCGCTCGGCTAGCGCCGGCACCGAGAATCACAACATGTGGGCGCCGTATATTCACCAAAGAAATCTCGTCAATACGACTTAAATGAGTGGGGAACATGAACATTCCTTCAACGTTCTTCCTGCTATCTTCCCAGAATGGCAACACTTAGGGAGACATGCTCAAATCAGCTGAGAAAAACTGCACGTTTCTCCGCGAAACACCTACCGCACCACCCTTCGCCGTACCTGCTCGAAGGACCACCAGAATTTCCGCAGGCGGTCGCCGATTCGGTCGTCGAAGGTGAAATTGGCGTAGGCCGAGAGTACGTAAAGGTCGGTCAGTTCGAAGGCTTCTTCGCGCAACGTTTTCATCTCTTCCGGAAACGCCTCGACGAACTCGTAGGGGGTCTGGTCTTGGCGGCGCGGGACGCCGAGGTCGTACGCGAGCGCGCACAGGGCGTCGTAGCAGGCCTCAATGCGTTGGGCGGTGGTTGTGCAGCGGGCGGAGGTCATGGGGTTCTCGCATTTCGCGGCCATGGACACCACGCGGGACACGCGCCGGTGCTTCTTACGCTTCGGAAACTCGGGGAGCCGCCCAATGCGTTCCAGGATGCGGTCCACGGCGTTGAAGAACCGCACCACCGGTTGCGGCAAGCTGTGCCGCCGTTTCGCTACCTGAACGGCAAACGCACCCACGGCGCGGATGAATCCGTAGAGCAGGAAGATACCAAAGATGATCAACACTCCAGCGCCGATGCGCTCCATGATGCGGTTCTGTTGGATGGCTTGTGCCGCGGGCACGGCGAGGTTAATCAACTGAAAAGTCGACCCTGGCCGCCAGTAGTCGTATTGATGGCTTGTCACCACCGCAATCGGCGGCAGACTTGGCGTGGGCAGTGCGATGGCTCCAAACAGCACCATCAGGATCATGATACTGCCGAGGCCTATCCAAAACGGCCCAATTCCCCCAGGCAGGTGTACGCGCCGCGACCGGAAGTAGTCGCGCAGTCCCGCAAGACTCGACAACATCAGTAGCGACAGCGCGGAGAGCGTGTATGCGCCAATGTAGAAGTGCCCCGCGAGCACCATCATTTCGCCGCCGTGCTGAACAACGCGTTGTCCCAAGGCAAAGATGATAAACACCGGCACCGAAAAATAGAAAATCGAAATACCGGGATGCCGTTTCGACAACCGCTCCGTCGCGTCGACGGGTTTCGGCGGGGCTTTGCGCTCGGGTTTCTTCCATTCGCTGGGATCGATTGCATCCATCGTCGTCTGAAACGTCGGCTTTTTCTCTTTCGGTTCCATGGCCGTGCGTAGCCGGCGCGCCGTGCCTGTGAGAATGCCGATGTCGCCCGCTGTGCGGTTCTCGTCCACGCAGCACTCGTGTGTGAGGCGGTTTGCGAGCCACCACACGAAAGCAACGATGGTGAGGTTGAAGAACAACGCGACGCCCACGGAATTCATGAAGCTGCCTGCCACGGACCCGACGTCGTAACTCGTAGTCGTGACGATCGTGTACAGCCCAATGGCCATGCCGAGCCCGCCCACATACATGAACGACTCTTCTTTGCCTTCCCGCGCGATGAGCCGATTCAGCGCCACCACGCCAACGACGAAACAGAACGCCACCCAGCGCAGGTTGGCGTCGTGGACTTCCGTGAACACAAACCGAATATCGAGCAGGAAAAAGATCACGGAATAGACCATGACAACAATCATGATCGGCGTGAGGCAATCGAGCAGCAAGTCCGTGATTGTCCTCACCTGATACGGTTTCGGCGCGCCGGGGTTCTTGCCCGCCAGCGAACGGAAATCCGTCGCCACCAATTCCTTGGGCCGCTCCACCTGCGTGACAGGCGCCGCCAACAGCGACGCAAAGTCCGTCGGTCCATCATCGGCCTGCGATTGCATGCCGCTGGTGGAATCCTGCGCCTGCCAGCGCCCCTTATCGTCCGATTCGGGCGGGCGATATCTCGTGGAGTTGTCGTTCATGTTCGATGTGGATGCAGTTAATCTCGTGCGCCATCAGCAAAGCCGCAATCTTCTCGTAGCCCGCTGGATTCTTGATGAGAAACACGGTCACGGCGAAACCCGAAAGCTTCATTTCCCCCAGTACAAGCGCCAAGTCTTCTGTCACGGTCGGCACCACGGGAAGCAAC is a genomic window containing:
- the tuf gene encoding elongation factor Tu (EF-Tu; promotes GTP-dependent binding of aminoacyl-tRNA to the A-site of ribosomes during protein biosynthesis; when the tRNA anticodon matches the mRNA codon, GTP hydrolysis results; the inactive EF-Tu-GDP leaves the ribosome and release of GDP is promoted by elongation factor Ts; many prokaryotes have two copies of the gene encoding EF-Tu); its protein translation is MAKAKFERTKPHINIGTIGHVDHGKTTLTSAITKILAEQGKA
- a CDS encoding NYN domain-containing protein, whose product is MRVEIFLDGSNFYNGLRQQFGKGQYDVGKLVNRILANRTLVRLNYYIGAIDPNRDANGAAAQGRFLRAVQHLPFPVRLFTSPLRYLSTWPSVPPVEKGVDTKIVEDLIVGAFDQRYDVAILLSGDQDFVEVVRLLHSRFPVQLETCFPMARRHLHDATKVCFTAGQVITRAFYNAIQ
- a CDS encoding DUF4129 domain-containing protein — translated: MNDNSTRYRPPESDDKGRWQAQDSTSGMQSQADDGPTDFASLLAAPVTQVERPKELVATDFRSLAGKNPGAPKPYQVRTITDLLLDCLTPIMIVVMVYSVIFFLLDIRFVFTEVHDANLRWVAFCFVVGVVALNRLIAREGKEESFMYVGGLGMAIGLYTIVTTTSYDVGSVAGSFMNSVGVALFFNLTIVAFVWWLANRLTHECCVDENRTAGDIGILTGTARRLRTAMEPKEKKPTFQTTMDAIDPSEWKKPERKAPPKPVDATERLSKRHPGISIFYFSVPVFIIFALGQRVVQHGGEMMVLAGHFYIGAYTLSALSLLMLSSLAGLRDYFRSRRVHLPGGIGPFWIGLGSIMILMVLFGAIALPTPSLPPIAVVTSHQYDYWRPGSTFQLINLAVPAAQAIQQNRIMERIGAGVLIIFGIFLLYGFIRAVGAFAVQVAKRRHSLPQPVVRFFNAVDRILERIGRLPEFPKRKKHRRVSRVVSMAAKCENPMTSARCTTTAQRIEACYDALCALAYDLGVPRRQDQTPYEFVEAFPEEMKTLREEAFELTDLYVLSAYANFTFDDRIGDRLRKFWWSFEQVRRRVVR